From Methanococcus maripaludis, the proteins below share one genomic window:
- a CDS encoding 60S ribosomal export protein NMD3, with translation MKGFCYRCGHEGELLDGLCKICYTHMNPLIKVDNEVHVEVCHMCGSYKRKLWQDPQKRETYEIMEEIAYFGVKDNLKKANKSIDVEIMPQEPRQLPGGKRSRVEIPTVVFAKGRLVGEDNDREEERHITVYLDMVQCPRCSRCMSNYYEGTLQVRAMNRFLNDKERIELDDFVRDEAGKRLNKDRMAFISKYIPQKEGLDYQMGSMGAIRNIASAIKAKYGGKSIETAKLVGVDKDTGKDMYRITVAVRIPEFKIGDILEYNEKIYVVSSLNEARVYLEPVELGDKIALVWNEIDKSAKLIKKGEDCETATVISITPDTITAMDDSNYEIYEYNNSIENVKEGNKIRIFKNEEINRILEIIE, from the coding sequence ATGAAAGGATTCTGCTACCGATGCGGTCATGAAGGCGAACTTCTTGATGGACTCTGCAAAATCTGCTACACCCACATGAATCCGCTTATTAAAGTCGATAACGAGGTCCACGTCGAAGTATGCCACATGTGTGGATCATACAAACGAAAACTTTGGCAAGACCCTCAAAAAAGGGAAACATACGAAATAATGGAAGAAATTGCTTATTTTGGAGTTAAAGATAATTTAAAAAAGGCCAATAAGAGCATCGATGTAGAAATAATGCCGCAAGAGCCACGCCAACTTCCAGGGGGAAAAAGGTCCCGTGTAGAAATCCCCACCGTTGTTTTTGCAAAAGGAAGGCTTGTTGGTGAAGATAACGATAGAGAAGAAGAAAGACACATTACAGTTTATCTTGACATGGTGCAGTGCCCAAGATGTTCAAGATGCATGTCAAACTACTATGAAGGGACACTCCAAGTTAGGGCAATGAACCGGTTTTTAAATGATAAAGAAAGGATAGAACTGGATGACTTCGTTAGAGATGAAGCTGGAAAACGACTTAATAAAGATAGGATGGCATTTATCTCAAAATATATTCCACAAAAAGAAGGATTAGACTATCAGATGGGTTCAATGGGCGCTATAAGAAATATTGCATCAGCGATAAAAGCAAAATACGGCGGAAAGTCGATTGAAACTGCAAAACTCGTTGGAGTAGATAAAGATACTGGAAAAGACATGTATCGAATCACAGTTGCTGTTAGGATTCCAGAATTTAAAATTGGAGATATTTTAGAATATAATGAAAAAATTTACGTTGTTTCCTCATTGAATGAAGCTAGAGTTTATTTAGAACCTGTAGAACTTGGGGATAAAATTGCACTTGTCTGGAACGAAATCGATAAATCTGCAAAATTAATTAAAAAAGGAGAAGATTGTGAAACTGCAACAGTTATTTCAATTACGCCTGATACGATAACAGCAATGGATGATTCAAATTACGAGATTTACGAGTATAATAATTCGATTGAAAATGTAAAAGAAGGAAATAAAATAAGAATATTTAAAAACGAAGAAATTAACAGGATCTTAGAAATTATAGAATAA
- a CDS encoding homoserine kinase, producing MKKVKVCSPGTSANLGPGYDIFGLALSNPYDIVEVEKTENGITISVEGEKAEEIPTNVDENTAGVVAKKMIQDFKIESGIHIHIIKGIKPGSGLGSSSASCAGIAFALNELFELKLSKLELVKYSSLGEAVAAGAPHADNVAPAIFGGFTLTTSYEPLEVLHIPVDLEVLVALPNIQVSTKTAREILPKEIPIKDMVNNVGKAAGMVYALYNNDLDLFGRYMSKDCVVEPCRANLIDGYSEVKEKVKDMVYGITISGSGPAIITIPKKEHVIDIENIFKDVWNCPVYYTKVGPGCYVEEIE from the coding sequence ATGAAAAAAGTAAAGGTATGTTCTCCGGGAACTTCTGCAAATCTCGGTCCAGGATACGATATTTTTGGGCTTGCCCTTTCAAATCCTTATGATATTGTAGAGGTTGAAAAAACAGAAAATGGTATCACTATATCTGTTGAAGGGGAAAAAGCAGAAGAAATACCTACAAACGTGGATGAAAATACTGCAGGCGTAGTTGCTAAAAAGATGATTCAAGATTTTAAAATCGAATCTGGAATTCATATTCATATAATTAAAGGAATAAAGCCAGGAAGCGGTCTTGGAAGCAGTTCTGCCTCATGTGCAGGAATTGCTTTTGCGTTAAATGAACTTTTTGAATTAAAATTATCCAAATTAGAGCTTGTTAAATATTCTTCACTCGGTGAGGCAGTTGCAGCAGGTGCACCTCACGCGGATAACGTAGCTCCTGCAATTTTTGGCGGATTTACCCTTACAACAAGTTATGAACCTTTGGAGGTACTTCACATCCCTGTGGACCTTGAAGTTTTGGTTGCACTTCCAAATATTCAGGTAAGTACAAAAACCGCAAGAGAAATACTTCCAAAAGAAATCCCGATAAAAGATATGGTAAACAATGTTGGAAAAGCTGCAGGGATGGTTTATGCATTATATAACAACGATCTAGATCTTTTTGGAAGATACATGTCAAAAGACTGCGTTGTTGAGCCATGTAGGGCCAATTTAATTGATGGTTATTCCGAAGTTAAAGAAAAAGTAAAAGATATGGTCTACGGTATAACGATTAGTGGTTCAGGACCTGCAATTATTACAATACCTAAAAAAGAACACGTAATTGATATCGAAAATATATTCAAGGATGTCTGGAACTGCCCAGTTTACTACACGAAAGTGGGGCCAGGATGTTACGTTGAAGAAATTGAATAA
- a CDS encoding beta/alpha barrel domain-containing protein, translated as MVKKITFEEVLIPMETPESMHEEYVQNYLKLTRGTGKLMLFAGDQKIEHLNNDFYGENISKDDADPEHLFKIAKNSKIGGFAVQFGLLSRYGQNYKDINYIVKLNSKTNLVETDQKDPVSRALLDINDILEFKKNSGVNIVGVGYTIYLGSEYESEMLSEASKIIYEAHKGGLVVILWIYPRGKAVQNEKDPGLIAGATGVASCLGADFVKVNYPKSENPAKSFKEAVMAAGRTKVVCAGGSSTDIESFLKQLYEQIHISGASGNATGRNIHQKSLSDAVAMCNAIYAITIDGKTVSEALNIYSERKS; from the coding sequence GTGGTTAAAAAAATAACCTTTGAAGAGGTATTAATTCCGATGGAAACTCCAGAATCGATGCATGAAGAATACGTTCAAAATTACCTGAAACTTACAAGAGGTACTGGCAAGTTAATGCTTTTTGCAGGCGATCAAAAAATCGAACACTTAAATAACGATTTTTACGGGGAAAATATTTCAAAAGACGATGCAGATCCAGAACACCTGTTTAAAATTGCTAAAAATTCAAAAATAGGCGGTTTTGCGGTCCAGTTCGGATTGCTATCAAGATACGGTCAGAACTATAAAGATATAAATTACATTGTAAAATTAAATTCGAAAACAAATCTTGTGGAAACAGACCAAAAAGACCCCGTAAGTCGTGCATTGTTGGATATTAACGATATATTAGAATTTAAGAAAAATTCTGGAGTTAATATTGTTGGAGTTGGATATACAATATATCTTGGAAGTGAATACGAATCAGAGATGCTTTCTGAAGCTTCAAAAATAATTTACGAAGCTCATAAGGGAGGTCTTGTTGTAATTCTCTGGATTTATCCAAGAGGAAAAGCCGTGCAAAATGAAAAAGACCCTGGATTGATTGCTGGAGCTACCGGTGTTGCATCATGCTTGGGTGCAGATTTTGTAAAAGTAAACTACCCAAAATCGGAAAATCCTGCAAAATCATTTAAAGAAGCTGTTATGGCTGCTGGAAGAACTAAAGTTGTATGTGCGGGAGGGTCAAGTACGGATATTGAATCATTTTTAAAACAACTTTACGAACAGATTCACATAAGCGGAGCGTCAGGAAATGCGACAGGTCGAAATATCCATCAAAAATCGTTATCTGATGCCGTTGCAATGTGCAATGCAATTTATGCAATAACAATTGACGGAAAAACTGTTTCAGAAGCTTTAAATATATACAGCGAAAGAAAATCTTAA
- a CDS encoding PQQ-binding-like beta-propeller repeat protein, producing MLRGGVNDCKIKWEFLIGNSIDSSPILAKNGTIYLGSSNKNLYAINTDGSVKWFFKSGEIIECRPSIGKDGTIYFGSDKVYAINPDGTEKWRFDTKKAIVSDFTIFEDILYVTSLDGHLYAINPDGTEKWRFKTKKAIYATPIVSEDGTIYVGSNDNYLYAINPDGTEKWRFKTNDAITSAASIGKDGTIYFGSDKVYAINPDGTEKWNFYAGYWTVTRPAISEDGTIYVTSLDGHLYAINPDGTEKWRFKTGKRIESSPVIGNTDTIYFGSYDGHLYAINPDGTEKWNFETGSWIIATPVIDENGTIYFGTRNGKFYALFN from the coding sequence ATGTTGCGTGGGGGCGTAAATGATTGTAAAATCAAATGGGAATTTTTGATCGGAAATAGTATCGATTCAAGTCCAATTTTAGCTAAAAACGGTACCATATATCTTGGTTCGAGCAATAAAAATCTTTATGCAATAAATACTGATGGATCCGTAAAGTGGTTTTTTAAATCTGGTGAAATAATTGAATGTAGGCCATCGATTGGAAAAGATGGAACAATTTATTTTGGTTCAGATAAAGTTTATGCAATAAACCCTGACGGAACTGAAAAGTGGAGATTTGATACAAAAAAAGCAATCGTATCAGACTTTACAATTTTTGAGGATATTTTATACGTAACTTCGCTTGATGGGCACTTATACGCAATAAACCCTGACGGAACTGAAAAATGGCGCTTTAAAACCAAAAAGGCGATATATGCAACACCAATAGTTTCAGAAGACGGAACAATTTATGTTGGTTCAAATGATAATTATTTATACGCAATAAACCCTGACGGAACTGAAAAATGGCGCTTTAAAACCAATGATGCGATAACATCTGCAGCTTCGATTGGAAAAGATGGAACAATTTATTTTGGTTCAGATAAAGTTTATGCAATAAACCCTGACGGAACTGAAAAATGGAATTTTTACGCAGGTTACTGGACTGTTACGAGGCCTGCAATTTCTGAAGATGGAACAATCTACGTAACTTCACTTGATGGGCACTTATACGCAATAAACCCTGACGGAACTGAAAAATGGCGCTTTAAAACTGGAAAACGTATTGAATCATCTCCGGTAATTGGAAACACTGATACAATCTATTTTGGATCATACGACGGACACTTATACGCAATAAACCCTGACGGAACTGAAAAATGGAATTTTGAGACAGGAAGCTGGATAATAGCCACTCCCGTAATAGATGAAAACGGAACAATCTATTTTGGAACGAGAAACGGGAAATTCTACGCACTATTTAATTAA
- a CDS encoding translation initiation factor IF-2 subunit beta has product MVDYFDYSSLLTRAREQLPEEVFKDVRFEIPSADSFVEGNRTIIKNFKDIAKFMERDPQEFAKYVMKELGTAGDMEGVRLILQGKFGWRMVNEKIQNYVNEYVLCPECGKPDTKIVKEGRIHFLKCTACGAMKPVKTL; this is encoded by the coding sequence ATGGTCGACTACTTCGATTACAGCAGTTTATTGACAAGAGCGCGAGAACAACTTCCAGAAGAAGTTTTCAAAGACGTAAGGTTTGAAATTCCATCCGCAGACAGTTTTGTAGAAGGAAACAGGACAATCATTAAAAACTTCAAAGATATTGCAAAATTCATGGAAAGAGATCCACAAGAATTTGCAAAATACGTAATGAAAGAACTCGGTACCGCAGGAGACATGGAAGGTGTTAGATTAATCTTGCAGGGTAAATTTGGATGGAGAATGGTAAATGAAAAAATCCAAAACTACGTAAACGAATACGTACTCTGTCCAGAATGTGGAAAACCGGACACAAAAATCGTAAAAGAAGGAAGAATACACTTCTTGAAATGTACCGCTTGTGGTGCAATGAAACCAGTTAAGACTTTATAA